Within Phycisphaerae bacterium, the genomic segment CCGCCGGGTAACCCGGCGGGGCATCCTTGATCAGTTCGGGATGATCGCAGACCAGGCTTCCGCGGCGGATCTCCAGTGTGGCCTTCTCGCCGACGAAGATCGCCCCGAGGTCGTGGTACACGTTGTTGCCCTTATCGTCCTTCAACCGCAGCGGATTGTGGCATTTCAAGAGTGTGCCATTGGCGTATTTCATCGTGACCTTGACGTTGCCCGCCGCGTCGGCGCCCTCCGGCCAGATTTCGATCGGACCGGTGTCGTCGGCGCCCATTCCGCATTGGGCTTGGTCGAAGGCGTGGGTGCCCCAGCCGGTGACGCCCCAGGACTTGCCGCCGCCGTCGTAGTCCCACCACTTGGCCCAGCCGTAATGCAGCTCCTTGTGGTAGGGCCGCAACTCGGTCTGGTTGCACCACAGGTCCCAGTCAAGGCCTTGCGGGATCTCCTCGGCGGGTAGTGGTTTCCAGCGATCCGGCCCAATGAAGTTGGGGGCTTGCACCTCCTTGAGCTTGCCGATTCCGCCGTCGCGAATCAGTTTGCTGGCCCAGGCGTTGATCGGAATGGTTCGCTGTTGCGTGCCGACCTGGAGTACTTTTTTGTACTTCTTGACCGCCTTGACCAGCGAGCGGCCCTCGGCGATCGTCAGGGCAAAAGGTTTCTCCGCGTAGACGTCGCACCCGGCCTCCATTGCGGTGATGCAGGCCAGCACCCGCGCATGTGTGGTGGTGGGGACAAAAACCGCATCGAGCTTTTCCTTCTCGAGCATCTTGCGGTAGTCCTGGTATCTGACCCACTTATCAGCGTCGGGGGTGGCCTTGGCCCGCTCGTCGATGCGGGTCAGGAAACAGTCGGCGACGGC encodes:
- a CDS encoding Gfo/Idh/MocA family oxidoreductase, with the protein product MKRRDFLRKSAAAAAAGVSFPYFVPRHVLAAPGRPGANDRFKVGFIGCGGRAHALMNTERLSDHADIVAVADCFLTRIDERAKATPDADKWVRYQDYRKMLEKEKLDAVFVPTTTHARVLACITAMEAGCDVYAEKPFALTIAEGRSLVKAVKKYKKVLQVGTQQRTIPINAWASKLIRDGGIGKLKEVQAPNFIGPDRWKPLPAEEIPQGLDWDLWCNQTELRPYHKELHYGWAKWWDYDGGGKSWGVTGWGTHAFDQAQCGMGADDTGPIEIWPEGADAAGNVKVTMKYANGTLLKCHNPLRLKDDKGNNVYHDLGAIFVGEKATLEIRRGSLVCDHPELIKDAPPGYPAATNGEVVWHIKDFFDCCRSRKQPAAHVEAAQRATTLCYLVNICRDMNRKLKWDPNAERFVGDDEANRELSRPRRKGYELPKEFT